A single genomic interval of Lewinellaceae bacterium harbors:
- a CDS encoding dihydroorotate dehydrogenase-like protein, producing the protein MDLTSQYMGLTLRSPLVVSACTLSEDIANIKQMEDAGAGAVVLFSLFEEQILKEQKLFDQTMQVTTNIFAEALDFFPDIDDYHIGASQYLEHIRRAKEEVDIPIIASLNAISHSGWIDYAKQVEESGADGLEINVYYIPADIRLTAEMVEQRYLDIVRLVKAHIKIPVAIKLNPYFSSIGHMAYRLHEAGADSLVLFNRFYQPDFDINRLQVLPNLEFSVAHEIRLPLLWIAILYGRIPVSLAATTGVQSAEEVVKYLLAGADVAMTASALYKRGISYLRTMTKDLQLWMDRMGFASVTSFRGAMSQQHISDPTAYERANYIRILEGVK; encoded by the coding sequence ATGGATCTAACCTCTCAATATATGGGATTGACCCTGCGGTCACCCCTGGTTGTCTCTGCCTGTACTCTATCGGAGGATATTGCCAACATCAAGCAAATGGAGGATGCCGGTGCGGGCGCCGTCGTGCTGTTTTCTTTGTTTGAAGAGCAGATATTGAAAGAGCAAAAATTGTTCGATCAGACCATGCAAGTCACCACGAATATCTTTGCGGAAGCGCTGGATTTTTTTCCGGACATTGACGATTACCACATCGGTGCCAGTCAATATTTGGAACATATCCGGCGTGCGAAAGAAGAGGTCGATATCCCTATCATTGCCAGTCTGAATGCCATTTCGCACAGCGGATGGATCGATTATGCCAAGCAGGTCGAAGAATCCGGAGCAGATGGTCTGGAAATTAACGTTTATTACATTCCCGCGGATATTCGGCTGACTGCGGAGATGGTGGAGCAGCGTTACCTGGATATTGTGCGGCTGGTCAAAGCACACATTAAAATTCCGGTTGCAATCAAGTTGAATCCTTATTTCAGTTCGATCGGACATATGGCTTACAGGTTGCATGAAGCGGGTGCTGACTCGCTGGTATTGTTTAACCGGTTTTATCAGCCGGACTTTGACATCAATCGGTTGCAGGTGCTGCCAAACCTGGAGTTCAGTGTGGCGCACGAGATCCGGCTTCCATTGTTATGGATCGCAATCCTCTATGGACGGATACCGGTTTCGCTGGCCGCGACGACTGGTGTGCAGAGTGCCGAAGAAGTGGTGAAATATCTGTTGGCTGGGGCTGACGTCGCCATGACGGCTTCGGCATTGTATAAGCGCGGTATAAGCTATCTCCGCACGATGACCAAAGATCTACAGTTGTGGATGGACCGTATGGGATTTGCATCGGTGACAAGTTTCCGTGGAGCAATGAGCCAGCAGCATATTTCGGATCCGACTGCGTACGAGCGGGCCAATTATATCCGCATTCTGGAAGGTGTGAAATAA